One genomic region from Bombus terrestris chromosome 15, iyBomTerr1.2, whole genome shotgun sequence encodes:
- the LOC100650014 gene encoding prostasin — protein sequence MLRLTALLAFVALVAANPITNQTVHHFVQRMDGRIVGGEETTIEAAPYQVSLQHNGRHFCGGSIISKNWVVTAGHCTDFPASGYLIRSGSTNVNSGGSVHRVQQVIRHENYGSDRHGIPSNDVALLRVVDSDAFQFNNARKPISLYQGSPDALVNKYGLITGWGTTETGKLPLRLRKVSVPIISRPSCNEAYREVGGIPQWEICAGVAKGGKDSCQGDSGGPFVVNGKLVGIVSWGMGCGTPKYPGVYTDVSHYGSWIKQHARIFCRKADKHCNSLASKMFTQLSLLALLAAATATPPLQRPILNSLFPTGQIIGGTNARIEDVPHQVSLQSSGLSFCGGSIISDKWVITAAHCMSYPPEWITVKAGTATKSIGGSTHKVAEIIVHENYTTNWRGVPRNDVAVLRVSNPFTLDKTRNPIKIFKQNEESAVGITATITGWGATREGGNTAEILKTVDVPIVSKSSCNEAYKSYGGLPEGQICAAIPEGGKDACQGDSGGPMTIGGRLAGLVSWGYGCARPGYPGVHTEVAAFSDWIISKTGIKA from the exons ATGCTCAGGCTCACCGCCCTTCTCGCTTTTGTTGCCCTAGTGGCCG CGAACCCGATAACAAACCAGACGGTGCACCACTTCGTCCAGCGAATGGACGGTCGCATCGTTGGTGGCGAGGAAACGACCATCGAGGCAGCGCCGTACCAAGTGAGCTTGCAACACAATGGTCGCCATTTCTGCGGAGGTAGCATAATCTCCAAGAACTGGGTGGTAACCGCTGGACATTGCACCGATTTTCCAGCCAGCGGCTACCTCATACGTTCCGGCTCGACCAACGTCAATTCCGGTGGTTCGGTGCACCGAGTTCAGCAAGTGATCAGACATGAAAACTATGGCAGCGATCGTCACGGTATCCCATCGAACGATGTCGCCCTGCTTCGTGTGGTAGACTCTGACGCGTTCCAATTCAACAACGCCAGGAAACCTATATCGCTGTATCAAGGAAGCCCCGATGCTCTTGTTAACAAATACGGATTGATCACCGGTTGGGGTACCACCGAAACCGGTAAGCTTCCGCTGCGTCTCCGCAAGGTTTCGGTTCCTATAATCTCGAGACCGTCGTGCAACGAAGCGTACAGGGAGGTCGGAGGAATTCCTCAATGGGAAATTTGCGCTGGAGTTGCGAAGGGAGGCAAAGACTCTTGCCAAGGTGACTCTGGTGGCCCCTTTGTTGTCAATGGCAAACTCGTGGGAATCGTCTCTTGGGGTATGGGCTGCGGAACTCCTAAGTATCCAGGCGTTTACACCGACGTTTCCCACTATGGCTCATGGATCAAACAACACGCTCGTATT TTTTGTAGAAAGGCAGACAAACATTGCAACTCCTTGGCAAGCAAGATGTTCACACAATTGAGTTTACTCGCCTTGTTGGCTGCCGCGACAG CGACCCCGCCGCTGCAAAGACCGATCTTGAACTCCCTATTTCCAACCGGGCAAATCATCGGTGGAACGAACGCAAGGATCGAGGACGTACCGCACCAAGTGTCCCTTCAAAGTTCCGGCTTAAGCTTCTGCGGCGGTAGCATCATTTCGGACAAATGGGTGATAACAGCTGCTCACTGCATGTCTTATCCACCCGAATGGATCACCGTGAAAGCCGGAACGGCGACCAAATCCATCGGCGGAAGCACACACAAGGTAGCTGAAATAATCGTCCATGAGAACTATACGACGAATTGGCGCGGAGTACCAAGGAACGACGTAGCCGTGCTACGAGTTTCAAATCCTTTCACGTTGGACAAAACGCGTAATCCTATCAAGATCTTCAAACAAAACGAAGAATCCGCCGTGGGAATCACCGCGACAATTACCGGATGGGGTGCGACGAGAGAAGGCGGTAACACTGCCGAGATCCTTAAAACTGTCGATGTACCTATCGTATCGAAGAGCTCCTGTAACGAAGCCTACAAATCATACGGAGGGTTGCCCGAGGGACAAATCTGCGCGGCGATACCAGAAGGAGGAAAGGACGCTTGCCAAGGGGACTCTGGCGGCCCCATGACTATTGGTGGACGTTTGGCTGGCCTAGTGTCCTGGGGTTACGGTTGCGCCAGACCTGGCTACCCTGGTGTTCACACAGAGGTTGCTGCCTTCAGCGATTGGATCATCTCCAAGACTGGAATTAAAGCGTGA
- the LOC100649392 gene encoding flavin-containing monooxygenase FMO GS-OX-like 2 isoform X1, with amino-acid sequence MYTRISSLIRFLMLRTNLQMAELMKKRKVCVIGAGAAGLCAARHFARSLNFELNVFEQTNDIGGTWVYKEAIEVDENGLPVHSSMYRDLRTNLPAKIMNFPDYQRLNAEEPCCVTHQEVRTYLQNYAEYFDLLKHIQFGTRVESVRLQISAEGKEEWAVRTKVVKTKEEKESIFNVIMICNGHYFDPYIPMVPGIEQFPGTILHSHSYRKSEDFSGKRVLILGAAASGVDIALDLANHAFRIYLSHNNERLNSPLPSNVIEVSGVEKIEEGNIFLKDQNSITVDVFMFCTGYRYSFPFLDENCGIRVDNNFVTPLYKHLINIDHPTMCIVGVPTVVVPFPMFHMQIQYFLALLEERASLPTRSIMLEDSKLKTSKKRHAHKLSDKQWDYNNALADAGGFDRLPKFYKLGYEAWSAQRKANLLNYKRARFVLSKDQETVELVIPKESV; translated from the exons ATGTATACACGAATATCTTCGCTTATTCGTTtcttaat GTTACGTACGAATCTGCAAATGGCTGAATtgatgaaaaagagaaaagtatgCGTAATAGGAGCCGGCGCAGCTGGCCTCTGCGCAGCCAGACACTTTGCGCGAAGtttgaatttcgaattgaaTGTTTTCGAGCAAACAAATGATATCGGCGGTACATGGGTTTACAAAGAAGCAATTGAAGTCGACGAAAATGGTTTGCCCGTTCATTCGAGCATGTATCGAGACTTAAG AACTAATTTACCAGCGAAAATTATGAATTTCCCTGATTACCAGAGATTGAACGCTGAAGAACCATGTTGTGTGACACATCAGGAAGTTCGGACGTATTTACAGAATTACGCGGAATATTTTGATTTACTTAAACATATTCAG ttTGGAACACGAGTAGAATCCGTTCGATTGCAAATTTCAGCCGAAGGCAAAGAAGAATGGGCTGTACGAACAAAAGtcgtaaaaacaaaagaagagaaagaaagtatctttaacgttataatgattTGTAATGG ACATTACTTCGATCCCTACATACCAATGGTACCAGGAATCGAACAATTTCCGGGTACGATATTACACAGTCATTCATATCGAAAGTCAGAAGATTTTTCTGGTAAAAGGGTTTTAATCTTGGGAGCAGCTGCTTCCGGAGTCGACATCGCTCTTGATTTGGCTAACCACGcatttcgaatatatttaagccATAATAATGAAAG ATTAAATAGCCCCTTACCATCAAACGTAATCGAGGTGTCAGGTGTGGAAAAGATAGAGGAGgggaatatttttctaaaagatCAAAATTCCATTACAGTGGATGTATTTATGTTTTGTACGGGGTATCGGTACAGTTTTCCATTTCTAGACGAAAACTGTGGAATACGAGTAGATAATAACTTCGTGACTCctttatataaacatttaattaatattgacCATCCTACAATGTGTATTGTTGGAGTGCCTACTGTCGTTGTTCCATTTCCTATGTTTCATATGCAA ATACAATATTTTCTTGCATTATTAGAGGAAAGAGCAAGCTTACCAACAAGATCAATTATGCTGGAAGACTCGAAGTTAAAAACCTCGAAGAAAAGACATGCACACAAATTAAGTGACAAACAATGGGATTATAACAATGCGTTAGCTGATGCTGGAGGTTTCGACCGTTTGCCAAAATTCTATAAACTCGGATACGAAGCGTGGTCAGCGCAAAGGAAAGCGAATCTTTTGAACTATAAGAGGGCTAGATTTGTATTATCGAAAGATCAGGAAACTGTTGAGTTAGTCATACCGAAAGAaagtgtataa
- the LOC100649785 gene encoding trypsin-7, whose translation MNELLFCAISLLLLGSKTRGQELPAVDRIVDGAPINITEVPYMLSYRANNEHACGAGIINREWGVTAAHCVVPFIDNPEFSITVRSGSSKFDTGGVIHNVTTLSYHENYDEGNNDYDIAVFKVHPPFEFNNATQPVKLPEDSETVDTNWGLIAGWGYFIDFDPVLSETLQYVIVPKMKREKCLADYKGKYEVTERQVCYGFSEGGKDSCKGDSGGPLVNKGIMIGITSWGPDCGGSHEPGVYTDVVGLAEWIKNKTM comes from the exons ATGAACGAACTTCTTTTCTGTGCAATTTCCCTCTTACTGCTCGGAT CAAAGACGAGAGGACAGGAGCTGCCAGCGGTAGATCGAATCGTCGATGGAGCACCTATCAATATTACGGAAGTTCCATATATG TTATCGTACAGAGCAAATAATGAACACGCATGCGGTGCTGGTATCATTAATAGAGAGTGGGGAGTAACTGCTGCTCACTGTGTCGTTCC ATTTATCGACAATCCCGAATTTTCGATAACCGTCCGTAGTGGATCTAGCAAATTCGATACCGGTGGTGTTATTCATAATGTAACGACACTTTCTTACCACGAAAATTACGATGAAGGAAACAACGATTACGATATTGCTGTATTCAAAGTACATCCACCGTTTGAATTTAACAACGCGACACAACCTGTCAAGTTGCCTGAGGATAGTGAAACCGTTGACACAAATTGGGGTTTAATCGCCGGTTGGGGCTACTTCATC GATTTCGATCCTGTATTATCGGAGACTTTGCAATACGTTATAGTACCGAAAATGAAGAGAGAGAAATGCTTGGCGGACTACAAAGGTAAATATGAAGTAACAGAGCGGCAGGTTTGTTACGGATTTTCAGAAGGAGGAAAAGATTCGTGCAAG GGTGATTCTGGTGGTCCTTTGGTTAACAAGGGTATCATGATCGGTATAACTTCGTGGGGCCCCGATTGCGGTGGATCACACGAACCTGGCGTTTACACCGATGTTGTCGGGCTAGCAGAatggattaaaaataaaactatgtga
- the LOC100649392 gene encoding flavin-containing monooxygenase FMO GS-OX-like 2 isoform X2, with the protein MAELMKKRKVCVIGAGAAGLCAARHFARSLNFELNVFEQTNDIGGTWVYKEAIEVDENGLPVHSSMYRDLRTNLPAKIMNFPDYQRLNAEEPCCVTHQEVRTYLQNYAEYFDLLKHIQFGTRVESVRLQISAEGKEEWAVRTKVVKTKEEKESIFNVIMICNGHYFDPYIPMVPGIEQFPGTILHSHSYRKSEDFSGKRVLILGAAASGVDIALDLANHAFRIYLSHNNERLNSPLPSNVIEVSGVEKIEEGNIFLKDQNSITVDVFMFCTGYRYSFPFLDENCGIRVDNNFVTPLYKHLINIDHPTMCIVGVPTVVVPFPMFHMQIQYFLALLEERASLPTRSIMLEDSKLKTSKKRHAHKLSDKQWDYNNALADAGGFDRLPKFYKLGYEAWSAQRKANLLNYKRARFVLSKDQETVELVIPKESV; encoded by the exons ATGGCTGAATtgatgaaaaagagaaaagtatgCGTAATAGGAGCCGGCGCAGCTGGCCTCTGCGCAGCCAGACACTTTGCGCGAAGtttgaatttcgaattgaaTGTTTTCGAGCAAACAAATGATATCGGCGGTACATGGGTTTACAAAGAAGCAATTGAAGTCGACGAAAATGGTTTGCCCGTTCATTCGAGCATGTATCGAGACTTAAG AACTAATTTACCAGCGAAAATTATGAATTTCCCTGATTACCAGAGATTGAACGCTGAAGAACCATGTTGTGTGACACATCAGGAAGTTCGGACGTATTTACAGAATTACGCGGAATATTTTGATTTACTTAAACATATTCAG ttTGGAACACGAGTAGAATCCGTTCGATTGCAAATTTCAGCCGAAGGCAAAGAAGAATGGGCTGTACGAACAAAAGtcgtaaaaacaaaagaagagaaagaaagtatctttaacgttataatgattTGTAATGG ACATTACTTCGATCCCTACATACCAATGGTACCAGGAATCGAACAATTTCCGGGTACGATATTACACAGTCATTCATATCGAAAGTCAGAAGATTTTTCTGGTAAAAGGGTTTTAATCTTGGGAGCAGCTGCTTCCGGAGTCGACATCGCTCTTGATTTGGCTAACCACGcatttcgaatatatttaagccATAATAATGAAAG ATTAAATAGCCCCTTACCATCAAACGTAATCGAGGTGTCAGGTGTGGAAAAGATAGAGGAGgggaatatttttctaaaagatCAAAATTCCATTACAGTGGATGTATTTATGTTTTGTACGGGGTATCGGTACAGTTTTCCATTTCTAGACGAAAACTGTGGAATACGAGTAGATAATAACTTCGTGACTCctttatataaacatttaattaatattgacCATCCTACAATGTGTATTGTTGGAGTGCCTACTGTCGTTGTTCCATTTCCTATGTTTCATATGCAA ATACAATATTTTCTTGCATTATTAGAGGAAAGAGCAAGCTTACCAACAAGATCAATTATGCTGGAAGACTCGAAGTTAAAAACCTCGAAGAAAAGACATGCACACAAATTAAGTGACAAACAATGGGATTATAACAATGCGTTAGCTGATGCTGGAGGTTTCGACCGTTTGCCAAAATTCTATAAACTCGGATACGAAGCGTGGTCAGCGCAAAGGAAAGCGAATCTTTTGAACTATAAGAGGGCTAGATTTGTATTATCGAAAGATCAGGAAACTGTTGAGTTAGTCATACCGAAAGAaagtgtataa